Proteins encoded by one window of Rubrobacter indicoceani:
- a CDS encoding ABC transporter ATP-binding protein, translating to MSVTTLTARNLKKSYEKLEAVRGIEFEVARGECFGFLGPNGAGKSTTMKMIYGTASPTSGTLSVVGLDVTRDIRSVKRRIGVVPQENNLDEELRVRENLLVYGRYFDLKGKVVKRRAEELLDFVQLREKSEARVSSLSGGMKRRLLIARALINDPELVVLDEPTTGLDPQARHLVWEKLRQLKSEGTTLILTTHYMDEAAQLCDRLVIMDDGRIISEGTPRQLVLENTSPEVLELRPRADRLAELQAFLEAEADHVERSADLLLAYTADSDSLRLKVSETDIPVENTFYRPAGLEDVFLRLTGRRLVD from the coding sequence GTGAGCGTGACGACCCTGACCGCCCGTAACCTGAAGAAAAGCTACGAAAAGCTCGAGGCCGTCCGGGGCATCGAGTTCGAGGTCGCCCGCGGGGAGTGCTTCGGGTTTCTCGGGCCGAACGGCGCGGGGAAATCCACGACGATGAAGATGATCTACGGCACGGCAAGCCCGACGAGCGGCACCCTCTCCGTTGTCGGGCTGGACGTTACAAGGGACATCCGGAGCGTGAAACGCCGCATCGGCGTCGTCCCGCAGGAGAACAACCTCGACGAAGAGCTGAGGGTCCGTGAAAACCTGCTCGTCTACGGGCGGTACTTCGACCTCAAGGGCAAGGTCGTCAAAAGGCGGGCCGAAGAACTGCTCGACTTCGTACAGCTACGGGAGAAGTCCGAGGCCAGGGTCAGCTCGCTCTCGGGCGGCATGAAGCGGCGGCTCCTTATAGCCCGGGCCCTTATCAACGACCCGGAGCTTGTCGTTCTCGACGAACCGACGACCGGCCTCGACCCGCAGGCCCGCCACCTTGTCTGGGAGAAGCTCCGGCAACTGAAATCCGAGGGCACGACGCTGATCCTCACGACGCACTACATGGACGAGGCGGCGCAGCTCTGCGACCGGCTCGTCATAATGGACGACGGGAGGATCATCTCCGAAGGCACACCCCGCCAGCTCGTACTCGAAAATACAAGCCCCGAAGTCTTGGAACTCCGTCCCCGCGCCGACCGGCTCGCAGAGCTGCAGGCGTTTCTTGAAGCCGAAGCCGACCACGTCGAAAGGAGCGCCGACCTTCTGCTGGCTTACACCGCCGACTCCGACTCGCTGCGCTTGAAGGTCAGCGAGACGGACATCCCGGTCGAGAACACCTTCTACCGCCCTGCGGGCCTTGAGGACGTGTTCCTGAGGCTGACCGGAAGGCGGCTGGTGGACTGA
- a CDS encoding ABC transporter permease, which produces MYLPSPRGAFRVWQRDLTIFGKFWKAALFPNFIEPFFYLAALGLGLGAFVQEINGQNYINYIAPGLLASNAMFAASFESTFNTFVKLKIDRVYDAIISTPVNAEDIIFGEYLWSGTRATLYGSAFLVVLAALGLVTSWWALLLPPFIFIMGLMFSVMGMLFTSLIQSIDFYAYYFTLVVTPMFLFSGIFFPLDDFPAPVPQLAWFTPLYHAVNVCRGLATGPTPGIIFDFLWIVVFTAALSLVPVQLMRKRLVD; this is translated from the coding sequence ATGTATCTTCCCTCACCGCGCGGCGCGTTCCGGGTCTGGCAGCGCGACCTGACCATCTTCGGCAAGTTCTGGAAGGCCGCGCTTTTCCCGAACTTTATCGAACCGTTCTTCTACCTCGCCGCGCTCGGCCTCGGCCTCGGGGCGTTTGTCCAGGAGATAAACGGTCAAAACTACATCAACTACATCGCCCCCGGCCTGCTCGCGAGCAACGCCATGTTCGCCGCATCCTTCGAGTCAACGTTCAACACCTTCGTCAAGCTGAAGATAGACCGCGTCTACGACGCCATAATCTCGACCCCCGTAAACGCCGAGGACATCATCTTCGGCGAGTACCTGTGGTCGGGTACGCGGGCGACCTTATACGGCAGTGCGTTTCTCGTCGTGCTCGCCGCGCTCGGGCTGGTGACTTCGTGGTGGGCGCTGCTGCTCCCGCCGTTTATCTTTATTATGGGCCTGATGTTCAGCGTCATGGGGATGCTCTTTACAAGCCTTATCCAGTCAATAGACTTCTACGCCTACTACTTCACGCTCGTCGTAACGCCGATGTTCCTGTTCAGCGGCATCTTCTTTCCGCTCGACGATTTTCCCGCGCCCGTGCCGCAGCTTGCATGGTTTACGCCGCTGTACCACGCGGTAAACGTGTGCCGGGGGCTTGCAACGGGGCCGACGCCGGGGATCATCTTCGACTTTCTGTGGATCGTCGTCTTCACCGCCGCGCTCTCTCTTGTTCCGGTTCAGCTCATGAGGAAGCGGCTCG
- a CDS encoding tyrosine-protein phosphatase, producing MTDIRTSETHPIYADFVPADALGLPGRLGMTFAPGMKATSYKGFVWEREVVADLRELRGSSGTDVLVSLMEDFEYADDHYGLGGVEGFGAAVEAAGIEFRPFPIRDMNTPRPEQNDEYAGFIAGIIASLENGETVVAHCRAGVGRTGTIAASVLIGLGHDPERAIAIVREARSPRMLEAISQEEYVRKFAKGYGGKWKR from the coding sequence ATGACGGATATCAGAACATCAGAGACCCATCCAATCTACGCCGACTTCGTACCCGCCGACGCGCTCGGCCTGCCGGGCAGGCTCGGCATGACCTTCGCCCCCGGCATGAAGGCCACAAGCTACAAGGGCTTTGTCTGGGAGCGGGAGGTGGTGGCGGATCTCCGGGAGCTCAGGGGGTCTTCCGGCACCGACGTGCTTGTCTCGCTCATGGAGGACTTCGAGTATGCAGACGACCACTACGGTCTCGGCGGCGTGGAGGGCTTCGGAGCGGCGGTAGAGGCCGCCGGCATCGAGTTCAGGCCCTTCCCGATCCGGGACATGAACACCCCCCGCCCCGAGCAGAACGACGAATACGCGGGGTTTATAGCCGGGATCATAGCCTCCCTGGAAAACGGCGAGACCGTTGTGGCTCACTGCCGCGCCGGCGTGGGACGGACGGGGACGATCGCCGCCTCCGTCCTTATCGGCCTCGGTCATGACCCGGAGAGAGCCATCGCCATCGTCCGTGAAGCCCGCAGCCCGCGCATGCTCGAGGCCATCTCTCAGGAGGAATACGTCCGGAAGTTCGCGAAAGGCTACGGCGGCAAATGGAAGCGGTAG
- the fba gene encoding class II fructose-bisphosphate aldolase (catalyzes the reversible aldol condensation of dihydroxyacetonephosphate and glyceraldehyde 3-phosphate in the Calvin cycle, glycolysis, and/or gluconeogenesis), with amino-acid sequence MPLVTMRQLLDEASKGGYGVGAFNVNNLEQVQAIMEAASETNSPVIIQASSGARKYANDRFLYHLMLAATEVYPDIPVALHQDHGNGPATCKSAIDLGFTSVMMDGSLEEDGKTPADFEYNVRVTREVVEMAHERGVTVEGELGTLGGIEDGHGSGEVNLTDPDQAVEFVERTGVDALAVAIGTSHGAYKFTKEPDSEVLAMSIIEEINQKLPNTHLVMHGSSSVPRDLVDIINAHGGKMEPSWGVPVKEIQQGIKHGVRKVNVDTDLRLAATGAIRKAFEEDPSAFDPRFYLKPAREAMKKVVQSRMESFGQAGHAGDYSPATLEEMADRYSKEGHELTAQ; translated from the coding sequence GTGCCACTCGTAACGATGAGACAGCTGCTCGACGAGGCGTCGAAGGGCGGCTACGGTGTCGGGGCGTTCAACGTGAACAACCTTGAGCAGGTGCAGGCCATCATGGAGGCCGCGAGCGAGACGAACTCCCCGGTTATAATCCAGGCGTCGAGCGGCGCTCGCAAGTACGCCAACGACCGTTTCCTCTACCATCTGATGCTCGCGGCGACGGAGGTCTACCCGGATATTCCGGTCGCGCTGCACCAGGACCACGGCAACGGCCCGGCGACCTGCAAGAGCGCGATAGACCTCGGGTTCACGAGCGTGATGATGGACGGCTCGCTCGAAGAGGACGGTAAGACCCCGGCGGACTTCGAGTACAACGTCCGGGTCACCCGCGAGGTCGTCGAGATGGCGCACGAGCGCGGCGTAACGGTCGAGGGCGAGCTTGGGACCCTGGGCGGCATCGAGGACGGGCATGGCTCGGGTGAGGTGAACCTAACCGATCCGGATCAGGCCGTCGAGTTCGTCGAGCGGACGGGCGTTGACGCTCTAGCGGTCGCCATCGGGACAAGCCACGGCGCGTACAAGTTCACGAAGGAGCCGGACAGCGAGGTTCTCGCGATGAGCATCATCGAGGAGATCAACCAGAAGCTCCCGAACACGCACCTCGTGATGCACGGTTCTTCGAGCGTCCCGCGCGATCTCGTCGACATCATCAACGCGCACGGCGGAAAGATGGAGCCGTCGTGGGGCGTCCCGGTGAAGGAGATCCAGCAGGGCATCAAGCACGGCGTCCGGAAGGTCAACGTCGACACCGACCTCCGCCTCGCCGCCACCGGGGCGATCCGCAAGGCGTTTGAGGAAGACCCGAGCGCTTTCGACCCGCGCTTCTACCTCAAGCCGGCCCGCGAGGCCATGAAGAAGGTCGTACAGTCGCGCATGGAGTCCTTCGGTCAGGCCGGACACGCCGGAGACTACTCCCCGGCTACCCTGGAGGAGATGGCCGACCGTTACAGCAAGGAAGGCCACGAGCTCACCGCCCAGTAA
- a CDS encoding sortase codes for MGKRYSRSGTFRYKRRRQRVGLALFSSLVICVLAGLLFFGIEPYSETAQREPVQRAATPTIDSGPEAINTQRAAEAREAAAAPEVVAVPDIPYNATEEEAREMLQANGLELGDITREANEEYDEGGVFLQDPLPNAEVEEGSEVGITLSDGPPPEPEGGEDVADPATQDLSLTVPKMGLYGDYVANATDEATLMNGAGKITETGFPWQPSANTYIASHVYGYEGTGSWQHFAALPSMTFGDEIILSDADGTEYVYEVTNIITVMPTDTWITEPVAGKDMVSLQTCVGPGWSERLVVQGERVDVVEA; via the coding sequence ATGGGCAAAAGATATTCACGTTCGGGAACTTTCAGGTACAAGCGCAGGCGTCAAAGGGTAGGGTTAGCACTCTTCTCTTCGCTTGTCATCTGCGTCCTTGCGGGCCTTCTGTTCTTTGGAATAGAGCCTTACAGCGAGACGGCGCAGAGGGAGCCGGTGCAGCGCGCGGCGACCCCGACGATAGATTCGGGGCCGGAGGCCATAAACACTCAGAGGGCCGCCGAGGCCCGCGAGGCCGCTGCAGCGCCGGAGGTTGTAGCGGTGCCGGACATCCCGTACAACGCCACCGAAGAAGAGGCCCGGGAGATGCTTCAGGCAAACGGACTCGAGCTCGGTGACATAACGCGCGAGGCGAACGAAGAGTACGACGAAGGCGGGGTTTTCCTGCAGGATCCGCTTCCGAACGCAGAGGTCGAAGAGGGCAGTGAGGTCGGGATCACGCTGAGCGACGGGCCTCCGCCGGAGCCGGAGGGCGGAGAGGATGTCGCCGACCCTGCAACGCAGGATCTCTCCCTGACCGTCCCGAAGATGGGTCTTTACGGTGACTACGTCGCAAACGCCACCGATGAGGCGACCCTCATGAACGGTGCGGGGAAGATCACGGAGACCGGGTTTCCGTGGCAGCCGAGCGCGAACACGTACATCGCCTCGCACGTCTACGGCTACGAGGGAACGGGGAGCTGGCAGCACTTCGCGGCGCTTCCGAGCATGACCTTCGGGGATGAGATCATCCTCTCCGACGCGGACGGGACGGAGTACGTATACGAGGTAACGAACATCATCACGGTAATGCCGACGGATACGTGGATCACGGAACCGGTTGCGGGCAAGGATATGGTTTCCCTGCAGACCTGCGTCGGGCCGGGCTGGAGCGAGCGGCTCGTGGTGCAGGGCGAGCGGGTTGATGTGGTGGAGGCGTAG
- a CDS encoding uracil-DNA glycosylase family protein, whose translation MSYRSHSRVIRTGGDDGSVAAANSYEAVRSCSLCFPDSDNAPVADGPKPPGDVMAMLVGQAPGITEVTTRRPFTGPAGKRLDVWLQRAGVSRDELHFAAVARCFPGKARGGGDKVPSRAMIGNCRAHLDRDFEVYRPEVVILIGGLAIKEVLGIKTLSEAAGRIIERDGVRYVPLPHPSGASTWLNRAENKARLDSSLRSLKELMDSLRTSRGDGVTS comes from the coding sequence ATGTCTTATCGCTCACATTCAAGGGTAATACGGACGGGCGGCGACGATGGTTCAGTCGCCGCGGCGAATTCTTACGAGGCGGTGCGTTCCTGCTCTCTGTGCTTCCCCGATTCAGACAACGCCCCGGTCGCGGACGGACCGAAGCCGCCGGGTGATGTTATGGCGATGCTCGTCGGGCAGGCCCCCGGCATCACGGAGGTGACGACGCGCCGGCCGTTTACCGGACCGGCCGGCAAGAGGCTGGATGTGTGGCTGCAGCGCGCGGGCGTTTCAAGAGATGAACTGCACTTCGCCGCCGTTGCGCGGTGCTTTCCGGGCAAGGCCAGAGGCGGCGGGGACAAGGTCCCTTCGCGGGCCATGATCGGCAACTGCCGGGCGCACCTCGATCGGGATTTCGAAGTCTACCGGCCGGAGGTGGTCATCCTGATCGGCGGCCTCGCCATAAAGGAAGTCCTCGGGATAAAGACGCTTTCGGAGGCGGCGGGTAGGATAATCGAGCGGGACGGGGTACGCTACGTGCCGCTGCCGCATCCATCGGGGGCTTCCACGTGGTTGAACCGGGCGGAGAACAAAGCGCGGCTGGACAGTTCCCTCCGGTCGCTTAAGGAGCTGATGGACAGTTTGAGAACAAGCCGGGGCGACGGGGTTACATCGTGA